A window from Malus sylvestris mitochondrion, complete genome encodes these proteins:
- the cox3 gene encoding cytochrome c oxidase subunit III translates to MIESQRHSYHLVDPSPWPISGSLGALATTVGGVMYMHPFQGGATLLSLGLIFILYTMFVWWRDVLRESTLEGHHTKVVQLGLRYGFIPFIVSEVMFLFAFFRASSHSSLAPTVEIGGIWPPKGIGVLDPREIPFLNTPILLSSGAAVTWAHHAILAGKEKRAVYALVATVSLALVFTGFQGMEYYQAPFTISDSIYGSTFFLATGFHGFHVIIGTLFLIICGIRQYLGHLTKEHHVGFEAAAWYWHFVDVVRLFPFVSIYWWGGI, encoded by the coding sequence ATGATTGAATCTCAGAGGCATTCTTATCATTTGGTAGATCCAAGTCCATGGCCTATTTCGGGTTCACTCGGAGCTTTGGCAACCACCGTAGGAGGTGTGATGTACATGCACCCATTTCAAGGGGGTGCAACACTTCTCAGTTTGGGCCTCATATTTATCCTATATACCATGTTCGTATGGTGGCGCGATGTTCTACGTGAATCCACGTTGGAAGGACATCATACCAAAGTTGTACAATTAGGACTTCGATATGGTTTTATTCCGTTCATCGTATCGGAGGTTATGTTCCTTTTTGCTTTTTTTCGGGCTTCTTCTCATTCTTCTTTGGCACCTACGGTAGAGATCGGAGGTATTTGGCCCCCAAAAGGGATTGGGGTTTTAGATCCTCGGGAAATCCCTTTTCTTAATACCCCTATTCTCCTTTCATCCGGAGCTGCCGTAACTTGGGCTCATCATGCTATACTCGCGGGGAAGGAAAAACGAGCAGTTTACGCTTTAGTAGCTACCGTTTCACTGGCTCTAGTATTCACTGGCTTTCAAGGAATGGAATATTATCAAGCACCCTTCACTATTTCGGACAGTATTTATGGTTCTACCTTTTTCTTAGCAACTGGCTTTCATGGTTTTCATGTGATTATAGGTACTCTTTTCTTGATCATATGTGGTATTCGCCAATATCTTGGTCATCTGACCAAGGAGCATCACGTTGGCTTTGAAGCAGCTGCATGGTACTGGCATTTTGTAGACGTGGTTCGGTTATTCCCATTTGTCTCTATCTATTGGTGGGGAGGTATATGA
- the sdh4 gene encoding succinate dehydrogenase subunit 4, which yields MVLAFCRRGSVIPICLYLLVGRYMKERNSGLRNESSKTKRIGLFQRITAAFPLPLIFIYKKVSSTFLPNISLFWHINEGIEEIMADHVHQEMTRNLILVHLRLFLLIVIKDVFLSLVSSLNKLKNLMDRMNGRS from the coding sequence ATGGTACTGGCATTTTGTAGACGTGGTTCGGTTATTCCCATTTGTCTCTATCTATTGGTGGGGAGGTATATGAAGGAACGAAACAGTGGATTGAGGAATGAAAGCTCGAAGACAAAGAGAATCGGGCTTTTCCAAAGAATTACAGCAGCTTTCCCACTCCCTTTGATTTTCATATACAAAAAAGTATCTTCCACTTTCCTACCAAATATCTCTTTATTCTGGCACATAAATGAAGGGATCGAAGAGATTATGGCAGATCATGTTCACCAAGAAATGACCCGAAATTTGATCTTGGTCCATTTGAGATTGTTCCTTTTAATCGTAATCAAAGATGTTTTCTTGTCTCTCGTTTCTTCTCTAAACAAATTGAAGAACCTAATGGATCGAATGAATGGAAGAAGCTAA
- the atp8 gene encoding ATP synthase F0 subunit 8, with protein sequence MPQLDKFTYFTQFFWSCLFLFTFYIPICNDGDGVLGISRILKLRNQLVSHRGNNIRSNDPNSLEDILRKGFSTGVSYMYSSLFEVSQWCNAVDLLGKRRKITLISCFGEISGSRGMERNILDLISKSSYSTSSNPGWVITCRNDIMLIHVPHGQGSIIF encoded by the coding sequence ATGCCTCAACTGGATAAATTCACTTATTTCACACAATTCTTCTGGTCATGCCTTTTCCTCTTTACTTTCTATATTCCCATATGCAATGATGGAGATGGAGTACTTGGGATCAGCAGAATTCTAAAACTACGGAACCAACTGGTTTCACACCGGGGGAACAACATCCGGAGCAACGACCCCAACAGTTTGGAAGATATCTTGAGAAAAGGTTTTAGCACCGGTGTATCCTATATGTACTCTAGTTTATTCGAAGTATCCCAATGGTGTAACGCCGTCGACTTATTGGGAAAAAGGAGGAAAATCACTTTGATCTCTTGTTTCGGAGAAATAAGTGGCTCGCGAGGAATGGAAAGAAACATATTAGATTTGATCTCGAAGTCCTCATATAGCACTTCTTCCAATCCTGGATGGGTGATCACTTGTAGGAATGACATAATGCTAATCCATGTTCCACACGGCCAAGGAAGCATCATTTTTTAA
- the rps3 gene encoding ribosomal protein S3, whose amino-acid sequence MARKGNPISVRLDLNRSSDSSWFSDYYYGKLVYQDVNLRSYFGSIRPPTRLTFGFRLGTCIILHFPKRTFIHFFLPRRPRRLKRREKSRPGKEKGRWWAFGKVGPIGCLHSSGDTEEERNEVRGRGSGKRVESIRLDDREKQNEIRIWPKKKQRYGYHDRSPSIKKNLSKSLRVSRAFKHPKYAGVVNGIAFLIENDDPFRKTKLFKFFLPKKSRSDGSTSHLLKRTLPAVRPSFNYSVMQYLLNTKNQMHFDPVVVLNHFVAPGVAEPSTMGGANAQGRSLDKRIRSRIALFVESSTSDKKCLAEAKKRLTRFIRQANDLRFAGTTKTTIPLFPFFGATFFFPRDGVGMYNNLFFEDAREQLLGQLRIKCWNLMGKDKVMELIEKFIDLDRIGELIRGIEMMIEIILRNRQIPCGYNSYLNEVKKMRSLLSNRTNTNTLIESVKIKSVYQSASPIAQDISFQLRNKTRSFRSIFSKIVKDIPLVMKKGVEGIRICCSGRSKGAEIARTECGKYGKTSRNVFNQKIDYAPAKVSTRYGILGVKVWISYSKKKSI is encoded by the coding sequence ATGGCACGAAAAGGAAATCCGATTTCGGTAAGACTTGATCTTAATCGTAGTTCAGATTCAAGTTGGTTTAGTGATTATTATTATGGTAAATTAGTGTATCAAGATGTCAATCTGAGGTCTTATTTCGGTTCCATACGTCCACCTACGAGACTTACTTTTGGCTTTCGTCTCGGTACGTGTATTATTCTACATTTTCCCAAAAGAACATTCATTCATTTCTTTCTTCCCCGTCGACCACGACGACTGAAACGACGCGAAAAATCCAGACCCGGAAAGGAGAAGGGCCGGTGGTGGGCATTTGGGAAAGTCGGGCCGATCGGGTGTCTTCATTCAAGCGGCGATACAGAAGAAGAACGAAACGAAGTGAGAGGCCGGGGGTCCGGGAAAAGAGTCGAGTCGATCAGGCTCGACGACCGGGAGAAGCAAAACGAAATTAGGATTTGGCCGAAAAAGAAGCAACGCTATGGATACCATGACCGATCACCATCGATAAAGAAGAATCTTTCTAAATCACTTCGGGTCAGCAGGGCCTTCAAGCATCCGAAATACGCCGGGGTTGTAAATGGCATAGCGTTCCTGATAGAAAATGACGACCCCTTCAGAAAAACTAAGTTATTCAAGTTCTTTTTGCCAAAGAAGTCCCGCTCCGACGGCTCGACGAGTCATCTACTTAAAAGGACCCTCCCTGCAGTGCGCCCCTCCTTCAATTATTCGGTCATGCAATACTTATTGAATACAAAGAACCAAATGCATTTCGACCCCGTCGTAGTTCTCAATCATTTCGTGGCACCGGGCGTGGCTGAACCATCTACGATGGGAGGAGCGAATGCACAGGGAAGAAGCTTAGATAAGAGAATACGTTCTCGCATCGCTTTGTTTGTAGAAAGCTCGACCAGCGATAAAAAGTGTTTGGCCGAAGCCAAAAAGAGGTTGACCCGCTTCATTCGCCAAGCGAATGATCTTCGCTTCGCGGGAACAACAAAAACCACCATCCCGCTCTTTCCTTTTTTCGGTGCTACCTTTTTCTTTCCAAGGGATGGGGTTGGGATGTATAATAACCTTTTTTTTGAGGATGCCCGGGAACAACTCCTAGGTCAATTAAGGATCAAATGTTGGAACCTCATGGGTAAGGATAAGGTAATGGAATTGATAGAGAAATTCATAGACCTAGATAGGATAGGAGAATTGATAAGGGGAATAGAGATGATGATAGAGATCATACTGAGAAACAGACAAATTCCGTGCGGGTACAACTCTTATTTGAACGAAGTGAAAAAAATGCGATCTTTGTTGTCTAATAGAACAAACACTAATACCTTAATTGAGTCGGTCAAGATCAAATCTGTTTATCAAAGTGCTTCTCCGATTGCTCAAGACATCTCTTTTCAACTGAGAAACAAAACAAGATCATTTCGTTCCATTTTTAGTAAAATAGTGAAGGATATTCCATTAGTAATGAAAAAAGGGGTTGAGGGGATCCGTATATGTTGTTCAGGTCGATCAAAAGGCGCAGAAATAGCTAGAACTGAATGCGGAAAGTATGGAAAAACATCTCGTAATGTATTTAACCAGAAAATAGATTATGCTCCTGCGAAAGTATCTACTCGTTACGGAATCTTAGGTGTCAAAGTGTGGATTTCATATAGTAAGAAAAAGTCCATATGA